The proteins below come from a single candidate division WOR-3 bacterium genomic window:
- a CDS encoding tetratricopeptide repeat protein, with amino-acid sequence MGILIVVLFLIAVLAVYPLIRDYFQKKQLLPLSYTEGLRAMLDGKVDEAINFLKDAVKIDSNNIDAYLRLAELYKKKGQVETVSKIYERLALRRNLNINDERKLYQALGRYYFDIGRNQKAITIYEELINIDKNNLDHYEKLFELYLRTEQWGQCEELLKKAANLNKEKTSEYYVKLAKVLFEKKPDDAAKYLKEALAYSRQNSDALILLGKYYYQKQETEIAIKIWNEFLTYYPEKNYLVRRYLEQAYYDLNQYDEVIKLYQDLLIRIPSDLSLYFALAQIYEKKEDFPSAINLLLKVPSEQKNKLIYQIALARLYLLINNVERARFYLDQIIENYHETDN; translated from the coding sequence ATGGGGATCTTAATTGTTGTTTTGTTTTTAATAGCAGTTCTTGCCGTATATCCGTTGATTCGAGACTATTTTCAAAAAAAGCAGTTATTACCTCTTTCCTATACCGAGGGGCTCCGAGCGATGTTAGACGGTAAGGTCGACGAGGCCATTAACTTTTTAAAAGATGCCGTAAAAATTGACTCTAATAACATTGATGCTTATTTACGACTGGCTGAGCTTTATAAAAAGAAAGGTCAGGTCGAAACCGTTTCCAAAATCTATGAGCGGTTAGCGCTGCGTAGAAACTTAAATATTAATGATGAACGCAAACTGTATCAAGCATTAGGAAGATATTATTTCGATATTGGGCGTAACCAAAAAGCAATTACCATTTACGAAGAACTCATAAATATTGATAAAAATAATCTTGACCATTACGAAAAGCTTTTCGAATTGTATCTTCGTACCGAACAATGGGGGCAATGTGAGGAATTATTAAAGAAGGCCGCAAATCTTAACAAAGAAAAAACTTCGGAATACTATGTTAAACTAGCTAAAGTACTTTTTGAGAAAAAACCCGATGATGCGGCGAAATATTTAAAGGAAGCCCTAGCATATTCTCGCCAAAATTCTGATGCCCTCATTTTACTCGGAAAATATTATTATCAAAAACAAGAAACCGAAATTGCAATTAAAATTTGGAACGAATTCTTAACTTATTATCCAGAAAAAAATTATTTAGTCCGCAGATATTTAGAGCAGGCTTACTATGATCTTAATCAATACGATGAAGTAATTAAACTTTATCAAGACTTACTTATACGCATTCCCAGTGATTTAAGCTTGTATTTTGCATTAGCCCAGATCTACGAAAAAAAAGAAGATTTCCCCAGTGCCATAAATCTTTTACTAAAAGTGCCCAGTGAGCAAAAAAACAAGTTGATTTATCAAATTGCATTAGCACGGCTTTATTTACTTATAAACAACGTTGAAAGGGCTCGATTCTATTTAGACCAAATAATAGAGAATTATCACGAGACAGATAACTAA
- the mutS gene encoding DNA mismatch repair protein MutS encodes MTEQLTPLLQQYHRIKSRYKDAILLFRMGDFYEMFYDDAKIGAKILGLTLTSRSHGKSSRVPLAGIPVKSIDNYIGRLVDSGLKVAICEQLEAPGVSKLIRRDVVEVITPGTILRPALLDERKNNFLLSVVAENNNCGIAFTDLSTGEFYFSEIKLEALKETIQKLMPKEIIIPDTWGNFSKHLGDSISTAISMVDSYYFSYEYASEKLKSHFGVIRLEGLGLENMCLATEAAGAILYYLGETQKTALPHIRRINHYRDDNYMLIDWMTRKNLELTERIRDGSSKNTLLDILDRTQTPIGSRLLRKWILAPLINVDEIKLRQDAIEELLANPFMLNKLIEILGDIGDLERNASRIAVERANGRDLIALKNWLKKIPEIKQEISETKSELLQNCFLKLGDFSEVIKRIEQTLNEEQPLTITEGGLIKRGYSKELDELRDLAYSAKEHLVAIQQREREKTGIPNLRVGYNSVFGYYIEVTKSYLNLIPKHYIRKQTLLNCERFITPELKEYEDKVLNAEERIKLLEYEIFTELRKALVAEIPQILDGARMIAELDVLCSLAKVAQSNDYTKPIVDNSDKIEIIDGRHPVVERVSSEPFVPNDTLLDLTNNQILIITGPNMAGKSTYLRQVALITIMAQIGSFVPARKAHIGVVDKIFTRIGASDDLARGVSTFLAEMMETANILNNATHKSLVILDEIGRGTATYDGLAIAWAVVEYFHQNSIANPRTLFATHYHELTDIAEYLPRVKNYNFIARETKDSIVFLRKLTPGKSDRSYGLAVAKLAGIPISVIERAKEILKKLEKAEEIKLHRVSFDETSGKVDNARSLSVALKLKDEILEKVRRLNINELTPLEALNFLSELQEELKNLD; translated from the coding sequence ATGACTGAACAATTAACTCCGCTATTACAGCAATACCACCGGATAAAGTCACGGTACAAGGATGCAATTCTTCTTTTTCGCATGGGGGATTTTTATGAAATGTTCTACGACGACGCTAAAATTGGTGCCAAGATTCTTGGTCTAACTCTAACATCACGAAGTCACGGAAAATCGTCACGGGTTCCCCTTGCAGGAATACCGGTAAAGTCTATTGATAATTACATAGGGCGTCTTGTAGATAGTGGTCTAAAAGTGGCGATTTGTGAACAGTTAGAAGCACCGGGGGTTTCTAAATTAATTCGACGCGACGTTGTTGAAGTTATAACACCAGGGACAATATTACGACCTGCTTTACTTGATGAACGAAAAAATAACTTTTTACTTAGTGTTGTTGCCGAGAACAATAATTGTGGTATAGCTTTTACAGATTTATCGACCGGTGAGTTTTATTTTAGCGAAATTAAATTAGAAGCTTTAAAAGAAACAATTCAAAAGTTAATGCCCAAGGAGATAATCATTCCTGATACTTGGGGGAATTTTTCAAAACATCTTGGAGATTCAATTTCTACTGCGATCTCGATGGTTGATAGTTACTATTTTTCGTATGAATATGCATCAGAAAAATTGAAAAGCCACTTTGGAGTGATTAGACTAGAAGGTTTAGGATTAGAGAACATGTGTTTAGCTACCGAAGCCGCCGGTGCGATTTTATACTACTTGGGCGAAACTCAAAAAACAGCTCTGCCACATATCAGAAGAATTAATCATTACCGAGATGATAATTATATGCTCATCGACTGGATGACACGGAAAAATTTAGAACTTACCGAGCGAATTCGTGATGGGTCTTCAAAAAATACACTTTTAGATATCTTAGATAGAACACAAACGCCGATAGGATCACGACTACTAAGAAAATGGATTTTAGCTCCACTTATTAATGTTGACGAAATAAAACTTCGACAGGATGCAATTGAAGAATTGTTAGCAAACCCATTTATGTTAAATAAATTAATAGAGATCTTGGGCGATATTGGAGATTTAGAACGAAATGCCTCCCGAATTGCGGTTGAACGAGCCAATGGCCGCGACCTTATTGCTTTAAAAAATTGGCTAAAAAAAATTCCAGAAATTAAACAAGAAATTTCAGAAACAAAATCTGAATTGTTACAAAATTGCTTCTTAAAATTAGGCGATTTTTCTGAAGTTATCAAACGTATTGAGCAAACATTAAACGAAGAACAACCTTTAACAATTACTGAGGGGGGATTAATAAAGAGGGGTTATTCGAAGGAACTAGACGAACTCCGTGACCTAGCATATTCAGCAAAGGAGCATTTAGTTGCAATACAACAACGAGAACGTGAAAAAACGGGCATTCCTAATTTGCGGGTTGGATATAATTCTGTGTTTGGATATTACATTGAAGTTACCAAGTCATATTTGAATTTAATTCCTAAACATTATATCCGTAAACAGACTTTACTTAACTGCGAGCGTTTTATTACACCAGAACTTAAGGAGTACGAAGATAAAGTTTTAAATGCTGAAGAACGAATAAAACTCTTGGAGTATGAAATATTTACAGAACTTCGGAAAGCATTGGTAGCCGAAATTCCACAAATTTTAGATGGCGCCCGGATGATAGCCGAATTAGATGTATTATGTAGTTTGGCAAAGGTAGCCCAAAGTAACGATTATACAAAACCGATTGTTGACAATTCAGATAAAATCGAAATTATTGACGGGCGGCATCCAGTAGTGGAAAGAGTATCCAGCGAACCGTTTGTACCCAACGATACTTTACTTGATTTAACCAATAATCAAATTCTAATTATTACAGGGCCTAATATGGCTGGCAAATCTACATATCTTAGACAAGTTGCCTTGATTACCATAATGGCGCAAATTGGTTCATTTGTGCCAGCCCGCAAGGCACACATTGGAGTGGTCGATAAAATTTTTACTCGAATTGGAGCATCTGACGACCTAGCACGGGGTGTATCAACTTTTCTTGCCGAAATGATGGAAACAGCTAATATTCTTAATAACGCCACCCATAAGAGTTTAGTAATTCTCGATGAAATCGGACGGGGAACTGCCACATATGATGGTCTGGCTATCGCCTGGGCCGTAGTTGAGTATTTTCATCAAAATTCAATAGCTAATCCACGTACACTGTTCGCTACTCATTACCATGAACTTACGGACATTGCAGAATATTTGCCACGAGTTAAAAATTATAATTTTATTGCCCGAGAGACTAAAGATTCAATTGTTTTTCTGCGAAAGTTAACACCTGGCAAATCCGATCGGAGTTACGGGTTAGCAGTAGCAAAACTTGCTGGTATTCCTATTTCGGTGATCGAGCGAGCCAAAGAAATTTTGAAGAAATTAGAAAAAGCCGAAGAAATAAAATTGCATAGAGTAAGTTTCGACGAAACTTCTGGGAAAGTTGATAATGCCCGTTCTTTATCGGTGGCCTTAAAATTAAAGGATGAAATTTTAGAAAAAGTAAGGAGGCTTAATATAAACGAATTAACACCGCTTGAGGCGTTAAATTTTCTTTCAGAGCTTCAAGAAGAACTAAAAAATTTGGATTAA
- a CDS encoding endonuclease Q family protein codes for MEIIADLHIHSKFSRATSSDMVINCIAQAAREKGIKIVATGDFTHPNWLALLKEELKEDNGGLYKYDDIYFVLTTEVNNTYFKNGKLRRIHNIIFTPSFKDAANINRFLGKYGSLSADGRPTLSLDAQKMLEGILEVSPDSFVVPSHIWTPWFSIFGSKSGFDSIEECFGELSNQIFALETGLSSDPPMNWMLSSLDRYTLISNSDAHSPSRLGREANVFSSLLNFYELKEVLKNKDRDKFLYTIEFFPEEGKYHWDGHRQCNVVMSPEEAIANDDLCPVCGKPLTIGVAHRVLLLSDRPSGFVPENSIPYKSLVPLEEIIAEVIKTTRDTITVRNIYLRLVKEFNGEFNVLLHADLEAIRKHSNERIARAIELMRAGKINVKPGYDGVFGKISISDNNMLNQESPSDKKGQLPLF; via the coding sequence ATGGAAATAATCGCTGATCTACATATTCATTCTAAATTTTCGCGAGCAACAAGCAGTGATATGGTTATTAATTGCATTGCACAAGCTGCTCGAGAAAAAGGGATTAAAATAGTTGCTACAGGTGATTTTACTCATCCTAATTGGTTGGCACTACTTAAGGAAGAATTAAAAGAAGACAACGGCGGACTGTATAAATATGATGATATTTATTTTGTTCTTACAACAGAAGTGAATAATACATATTTTAAAAATGGAAAACTTCGTAGAATTCATAACATTATTTTTACTCCAAGTTTTAAGGATGCCGCAAATATAAATCGGTTTTTAGGTAAATACGGTAGTCTTAGTGCCGACGGACGTCCCACATTAAGCTTAGATGCGCAAAAAATGCTAGAGGGTATTTTAGAAGTAAGCCCTGACAGCTTCGTTGTACCATCACATATTTGGACGCCCTGGTTTTCTATTTTTGGATCAAAATCAGGTTTCGATTCTATCGAAGAATGTTTCGGAGAATTAAGTAATCAAATTTTTGCTTTAGAAACTGGTTTGTCATCCGATCCCCCAATGAATTGGATGCTTTCGAGCCTTGACCGATACACTTTAATTTCTAACTCCGATGCGCATTCACCATCGCGTCTAGGCAGAGAAGCCAATGTTTTTAGTTCATTGCTTAATTTTTACGAGCTAAAAGAAGTCCTAAAGAATAAAGATCGAGATAAATTTTTGTACACAATTGAGTTTTTCCCTGAAGAAGGTAAATATCATTGGGATGGTCATCGCCAATGTAATGTGGTAATGAGTCCGGAGGAGGCCATCGCAAATGACGATTTGTGCCCAGTGTGTGGAAAACCTTTAACGATTGGTGTTGCGCATCGGGTTTTACTCCTTAGCGACCGTCCCAGTGGGTTTGTTCCGGAAAATTCAATTCCATATAAAAGTTTAGTACCCCTAGAAGAAATTATTGCCGAAGTAATAAAAACAACTCGTGATACTATTACTGTACGAAACATTTATTTAAGGCTTGTTAAGGAATTTAACGGTGAATTCAATGTATTGCTTCATGCTGATTTAGAAGCCATAAGAAAACATAGTAACGAGCGAATTGCCCGCGCGATTGAGTTAATGAGAGCTGGGAAAATAAACGTGAAGCCGGGTTACGATGGAGTTTTTGGCAAAATTTCTATTAGCGACAACAATATGTTAAACCAGGAATCGCCTAGTGATAAAAAAGGACAATTGCCTCTTTTTTAA
- a CDS encoding HIT domain-containing protein: MKRIWAPWRSVYIEAISTKPAKTKKCFLCANNSLSNFLVAKGTHAFVILNRYPYNPGHLLVAPYRHVSSIEQLSDIEICEIFKLITKSVKALKASFQPDGFNIGLNLGKAGGAGLAGHLHFHIVPRWIGDTNFMAVLADTKVINEELKKTQKKLKGLF; the protein is encoded by the coding sequence ATGAAAAGAATTTGGGCCCCTTGGCGCAGTGTATACATAGAAGCAATTAGTACCAAACCCGCGAAAACAAAAAAGTGCTTTTTGTGTGCTAATAATAGTCTCTCCAATTTTTTAGTGGCCAAGGGAACGCATGCATTTGTAATACTTAATCGTTACCCCTACAATCCCGGTCATCTTTTAGTGGCACCTTATCGTCATGTAAGTAGTATCGAACAACTTTCTGATATTGAAATTTGTGAGATATTTAAATTAATCACCAAAAGTGTTAAAGCATTAAAAGCATCTTTCCAACCAGACGGATTTAATATTGGTCTAAATCTTGGCAAGGCGGGCGGCGCTGGCCTTGCTGGACATCTTCATTTCCATATTGTTCCTCGATGGATTGGCGATACCAATTTTATGGCAGTGCTTGCCGATACTAAAGTTATTAATGAAGAGCTTAAAAAAACCCAGAAGAAATTGAAGGGGTTATTTTAG
- a CDS encoding TIGR02253 family HAD-type hydrolase, whose translation MAKIKAIIFDLDNTLVDFMKMKDAAIDAAVDAMIDAGLPLKKEDAIRKIKEIYQEKGIEYQQVFDQFLLNVLGKVDPKILAAGIIAYRRARESTLVAYPKVTITLLELLKRGLKLAVVSDAPRLQAWLRLCGLGIHNYFDVVVTFDDTNKRKPDPEPFKKTLQLLNLRPEEVIMVGDWPERDIVGAKLLGMKTVFARYGDTFGTKISGADWDINEIYELIQIIDEENKKEN comes from the coding sequence ATGGCTAAAATTAAAGCCATAATTTTTGATCTTGATAACACTCTTGTTGACTTTATGAAAATGAAAGATGCCGCAATTGATGCTGCAGTTGACGCAATGATTGACGCCGGGTTGCCGTTAAAAAAAGAAGATGCCATAAGAAAAATTAAAGAAATTTATCAGGAAAAAGGGATTGAATATCAGCAAGTATTCGATCAATTTCTTTTGAATGTGTTAGGAAAAGTTGATCCCAAAATTCTGGCCGCAGGAATAATCGCCTATCGACGTGCTCGCGAAAGCACCCTAGTTGCATATCCCAAAGTCACAATAACTTTGCTTGAATTATTAAAACGCGGATTGAAACTTGCAGTTGTTTCCGATGCACCCAGACTTCAAGCTTGGCTTCGATTGTGCGGATTAGGGATTCACAATTACTTTGATGTTGTGGTGACTTTTGATGACACCAATAAACGTAAACCAGACCCAGAGCCGTTTAAAAAGACTCTACAATTATTAAATTTGCGCCCAGAGGAGGTAATAATGGTCGGCGACTGGCCAGAGCGCGATATTGTTGGGGCTAAGCTTTTAGGTATGAAGACAGTTTTTGCTCGATATGGCGATACGTTTGGAACCAAAATTTCTGGAGCCGATTGGGATATAAATGAAATTTACGAGTTAATACAGATAATTGACGAGGAAAATAAAAAAGAAAACTAA
- a CDS encoding response regulator, with protein sequence MQSILLVEDDKNLSEIVKFHLERLGFKVKIAPDGVSMFNELRQAKPDLIILDIMLPGLDGYKLCGLIKNYEPYKNIPVIIFTARTGEDAQQLAREVGCDAFLTKPFNPNLLVSTINKVLKQVELKTNQL encoded by the coding sequence ATGCAATCAATTCTTTTGGTCGAAGACGATAAAAACTTAAGTGAGATTGTTAAGTTTCATTTAGAACGTTTAGGCTTTAAGGTAAAAATTGCCCCCGATGGCGTAAGTATGTTTAATGAATTACGCCAAGCCAAGCCAGATTTAATTATTCTTGATATTATGCTACCGGGACTTGATGGGTATAAATTGTGCGGTCTTATAAAAAATTACGAACCATATAAAAATATTCCAGTAATAATATTTACCGCGCGCACCGGCGAAGATGCCCAACAGTTAGCTCGTGAAGTGGGCTGTGACGCCTTTTTAACTAAGCCTTTCAACCCCAATCTATTAGTTTCAACAATTAATAAGGTTCTTAAGCAGGTGGAATTAAAAACTAACCAACTTTAG
- a CDS encoding HAMP domain-containing sensor histidine kinase — protein MELDKGNSKRERKYYELITAIVHELKTPITTIKEAIALLTEINYSKFDNQSKKILKIAEEELDRLIEMVNNLLKISAIRSGSWRPKKTPNKIEEIIKEIIKSYALLLKRKNLDVKTKFAPNTPKILVDRNRIREAIANIIDNSVKYTPESGKITITTQMLSGNNTELENLSVDPRQKYLKITIADSGPGIAKKDLARIFDGAKFNENPRAPGSLGLGLMITKNIIEMHKGKVWAESNNGAKFSILLPVGEVN, from the coding sequence ATGGAGCTCGACAAGGGTAATAGTAAACGGGAGCGAAAATATTACGAACTAATAACTGCAATTGTTCACGAATTAAAAACTCCAATTACGACAATTAAAGAGGCCATTGCCCTTCTGACCGAAATCAATTATTCTAAATTTGATAACCAAAGTAAAAAGATCCTCAAAATTGCTGAGGAAGAATTAGATCGGCTGATTGAGATGGTAAATAATTTACTAAAAATCTCGGCAATTCGATCTGGTAGTTGGAGACCTAAAAAGACACCCAATAAAATCGAAGAAATCATTAAAGAGATTATAAAGAGTTATGCGCTTTTACTTAAACGAAAAAACCTTGATGTCAAAACCAAATTTGCCCCGAATACCCCTAAAATTCTAGTTGACCGGAATAGAATTCGCGAAGCAATTGCTAATATCATCGATAATAGCGTTAAATACACCCCGGAGAGCGGAAAAATTACTATTACTACGCAAATGCTTTCCGGTAATAATACCGAATTAGAAAATTTATCAGTAGATCCTCGGCAAAAATATCTAAAAATTACCATTGCCGACAGTGGTCCAGGAATTGCTAAGAAGGATTTGGCAAGAATATTCGACGGAGCTAAATTTAACGAAAATCCTCGTGCACCCGGGAGTTTGGGTTTAGGGTTGATGATTACTAAAAATATCATTGAAATGCATAAAGGCAAAGTTTGGGCTGAGAGTAATAACGGCGCTAAATTTTCGATTCTTTTACCGGTTGGGGAGGTAAATTAA
- the miaB gene encoding tRNA (N6-isopentenyl adenosine(37)-C2)-methylthiotransferase MiaB, whose product MTEPKFYLRVYGCQMNQYDAGIIRRIMDEHGYQETSDEESADIILVLTCAVREHAEIRALGQLNFWRRLKYRRPELIIGVLGCMAQNLKDLLIKRYKVDLVIGSDQYRMLPQLIKECLKTKSPQVATKITLENYEHIIPKVTNNSVVGYIAIMRGCNNYCSYCIVPYVRGPERSKPFGEIIKEAEALICQGVKEINLIGQNVLAWRDGNTDFLTLLKTIDELGGYYRLRFLTSHPKDLTTRHWEVFSQLKKFCPYLHLPLQSGSNRILALMNRGYTKEEYLAKVTLGRQIIPELVLTTDVMVGFPTETDDDYNETIEVLDKVRFDFAYMFKYSERPYTKARKIIPKVDPETAQKRLANLITHQNRITQGKINSYLNRKCEVLVEFYSYPYSKGRTKDNKMVIIKDSLQVGKIYECMIKDITGWILIGEAVDKCTSNNQNNIVYNVNNIREGV is encoded by the coding sequence ATGACTGAGCCTAAGTTTTATTTACGAGTATACGGTTGCCAGATGAACCAATATGATGCCGGAATCATACGTCGAATTATGGACGAGCATGGCTATCAGGAAACTTCAGATGAGGAAAGCGCAGATATTATCTTGGTCTTAACCTGTGCGGTTCGTGAGCATGCCGAGATTCGTGCTTTAGGACAATTAAACTTTTGGCGGCGGCTGAAGTACCGACGGCCCGAGTTAATCATTGGAGTGCTCGGATGTATGGCTCAAAACCTAAAAGATTTGCTTATAAAAAGATATAAAGTAGATTTAGTAATCGGTTCAGATCAATACCGAATGTTACCTCAGTTGATCAAAGAATGTCTTAAAACAAAATCGCCTCAAGTTGCTACTAAGATTACTTTAGAAAACTACGAACACATTATTCCCAAGGTTACTAACAATTCTGTGGTCGGTTATATCGCAATTATGCGCGGCTGTAATAATTATTGTAGCTACTGCATTGTACCGTATGTGCGTGGTCCAGAGCGCTCTAAGCCATTTGGAGAGATAATCAAAGAGGCTGAAGCGTTGATATGTCAGGGGGTGAAAGAAATCAATTTAATCGGTCAGAATGTATTGGCTTGGCGTGACGGTAATACTGATTTTTTAACCCTGCTTAAAACGATTGACGAGCTTGGTGGGTATTATCGGCTGCGGTTTCTTACTTCCCATCCTAAAGACTTGACCACTCGACATTGGGAAGTCTTCAGTCAATTAAAAAAATTCTGTCCTTATCTTCATCTTCCTCTGCAATCAGGATCTAATCGGATTTTGGCCCTAATGAATCGCGGGTATACCAAAGAGGAATATTTAGCCAAAGTTACGCTCGGTCGGCAAATTATTCCTGAATTGGTACTTACGACCGATGTGATGGTGGGATTTCCAACTGAAACCGATGATGATTACAACGAGACAATTGAGGTCTTAGATAAAGTAAGATTTGACTTTGCCTATATGTTTAAATACTCAGAACGACCCTATACCAAAGCCCGGAAGATTATCCCAAAAGTTGACCCCGAAACAGCCCAAAAAAGGCTAGCCAATTTAATTACTCATCAAAATAGAATTACTCAGGGGAAAATTAATTCCTACCTAAATAGAAAATGTGAAGTTCTTGTCGAATTTTACTCTTATCCTTATAGCAAAGGTCGCACTAAAGATAATAAGATGGTTATTATCAAAGATAGTTTACAAGTCGGTAAAATCTATGAATGTATGATAAAAGATATTACAGGCTGGATACTAATTGGTGAAGCCGTTGACAAATGTACTTCTAATAATCAAAATAATATAGTGTATAACGTAAACAACATAAGGGAGGGTGTGTGA
- the acpS gene encoding holo-ACP synthase — protein MAILGIGIDLVEVARIKEAFLRFADRFRNRIFTPEEQEFCERRANKYLAYAARFAAKEAFSKALGTGLRGKIFWREINVIDNEKTPPYLEITGNAKEILKNRRTFLSLTHTREYAVAVVIIEE, from the coding sequence ATGGCAATATTGGGGATTGGCATTGATTTGGTTGAGGTGGCGCGCATTAAGGAAGCTTTTTTGCGCTTTGCTGATCGTTTTCGAAATCGAATCTTTACCCCAGAGGAACAAGAGTTTTGCGAAAGACGAGCAAATAAATATTTGGCTTATGCAGCCCGGTTTGCCGCCAAAGAGGCCTTTTCTAAAGCTCTGGGCACTGGGTTAAGAGGGAAAATTTTTTGGCGCGAAATTAATGTAATTGATAACGAAAAAACGCCACCTTATTTAGAAATTACTGGCAATGCTAAAGAAATCTTAAAAAATCGCCGAACATTTCTGTCGCTAACCCACACTAGGGAATACGCCGTTGCGGTAGTTATCATTGAAGAGTGA
- a CDS encoding LapA family protein, whose product MTTVRIIIVFVVGILLVFLLFQNINPVPEVKLFAKVYYNQPLALIMFYSFIFGLIVAGFFWCVNEIKLRNELRRLRKENEALLTELAQLRNLPLETTETMVKKE is encoded by the coding sequence GTGACAACAGTTCGTATCATAATTGTATTTGTTGTGGGAATTTTACTGGTTTTTCTGCTGTTTCAGAACATAAATCCTGTGCCCGAAGTAAAACTTTTTGCCAAGGTTTATTACAATCAACCACTAGCCCTGATAATGTTTTATTCATTCATTTTTGGGTTAATTGTTGCAGGTTTTTTTTGGTGTGTAAACGAAATTAAATTGCGAAATGAATTAAGAAGACTCCGAAAAGAAAATGAAGCACTACTAACCGAACTGGCTCAATTAAGAAATTTACCCCTAGAAACCACTGAGACAATGGTTAAAAAGGAGTAA